In Topomyia yanbarensis strain Yona2022 chromosome 2, ASM3024719v1, whole genome shotgun sequence, one DNA window encodes the following:
- the LOC131681472 gene encoding zinc finger protein 135-like, which translates to MMSLSFGCDDHLYSRSPQVALVSDQSKTHLTCCIPICRNAKSGVDQKVGFHPFPPDPTLRKVWMEFVGVDDSKFRWRGKYVCSEHFLHSELIEENDSKKLLPEAVPMTFTSNGDDEDDLFEREDVMISTESVFNNVSRVAEINLGTVEQDMELRTLFCRICLRKRSDLLPLSSKLHNATLTDIIYTTAGLKIQMDEMSPTKICTSCVTKLDLAFNVRIELIHNDKKLKNLIEGQQLAYHYKFYDSHRFETRSMNEDYLEGLMTTVKKDMSVPPLNVEVFNLEPTEKRIETVAIVDEIENKPILPIILDEPLSENGDIVEVDHIYDENVFIDTASDTVPEKEIVEEPELKMQQLFAVHENSANRLKQQISEHEEENVTNKKQFVFSWKELYRPKNAPKPKREYEHRTKPDLVPHTCYTCKTSYKDADELETHMEEHVGLLPFTCEECNTEEYPQEFKSLYALNKHLQSHLYPYKCDYCPIRFLNGDSYIKHVGTHEGTVVDGFTCDLCGKHFTLRRSFSVHLAKHRAIENGKFTCEYCTKKFNSNGLLKRHLRIHTGEKPYECKKCGQRFNHEANFQNHKRRHIGERPHHCTECDKSFVCSTTLRYHMAMHIRDPQFVAQLTSQKSSISDETTKNDGEYTCNVPKCGFVSNVHWEYVYHKSVHHNKNQCEICNKQFICRSILNKHIMVMHEKNNLPKPLPCPYCPKMFGNRPKLNLHIDAHENNRKYNCSFCEKSFIQKSHCTSHEKIHTGERAHPCQFCPAAFRTPADKRKHEKTHQKVKMAKEVDVIQDDSQEVNSDEQIEEHYGDVTQAEDMDDLVIYAPL; encoded by the exons ATGATGTCGTTATCATTTGGTTGCGATGATCATTTATATTCTCGGTCACCTCAG GTAGCACTTGTCTCAGACCAGTCCAAAACACATCTTACCTGTTGTATCCCCATCTGCCGTAACGCAAAGTCCGGTGTGGATCAAAAAGTTGGCTTCCATCCATTTCCACCGGATCCAACATTGCGGAAAGTTTGGATGGAATTTGTTGGCGTTGACGATTCGAAGTTTCGCTGGAGAGGGAAGTATGTCTGTTCAGAACATTTTCTGCACTCGGAACTGATCGAAGAAAATGATTCAAAGAAACTGCTTCCGGAAG CTGTCCCAATGACATTCACGTCAAACGGAGACGATGAAGATGATTTATTTGAACGTGAAGATGTTATGATCTCCACAGAATCTGTATTTAACAATGTTTCAAGAGTCGCGGAAATCAATCTAGGTACTGTTGAACAAGACATGGAGCTACGAACTTTATTTTGTCGTATTTGTCTCAGGAAACGGTCGGACTTGTTACCGTTAAGTTCCAAACTACATAATGCTACGCTAACGGATATCATTTACACTACCGCTGGCCTGAAGATCCAAATGGATGAAATGAGTCCAACTAAAATCTGTACTAGCTGTGTTACCAAGCTCGATCTTGCGTTCAATGTAAGAATTGAGCTGATACACAACgacaagaaattgaaaaatttgattgaaggaCAGCAGTTGGCGTATCACTACAAATTCTATGATAGTCATCGATTCGAAACAAGAAGCATGAATGAAGACTATTTGGAAGGCTTGATGACGACGGTTAAGAAGGATATGTCGGTTCCG CCTTTAAATGTTGAAGTATTCAATTTGGAGCCTACTGAAAAGCGAATCGAAACGGTGGCCATTGTAGACGAAATAGAAAATAAACCAATTCTTCCGATAATATTGGATGAACCACTATCGGAGAATGGAGATATAGTCGAGGTGGATCATATATAcgatgaaaatgtttttattgacaCTGCATCAGACACGGTTCCTGAAAAAGAAATAGTTGAAGAACCTGAACTAAAAATGCAACAATTATTTGCAGTGCACGAAAATTCAGCTAATCGTTTAAAACAGCAAATTTCTGAGCATGAGGAAGAGAATGTAACTAATAAGAAGCAGTTTGTCTTCTCGTGGAAGGAATTGTACAGACCAAAAAATGCACCTAAGCCAAAACGCGAGTATGAGCATAGAACGAAACCAGATCTTGTTCCTCATACATGTTACACTTGCAAAACTTCATACAAAGACGCCGATGAGCTGGAAACGCACATGGAGGAACACGTTGGCCTTCTGCCGTTCACATGCGAGGAATGCAATACGGAAGAATATCCTCAGGAGTTCAAATCGCTCTACGCTCTCAACAAGCACCTCCAGTCGCATCTTTATCCGTATAAGTGCGATTATTGCCCTATTCGGTTCCTTAACGGTGATTCTTATATAAAGCACGTTGGTACTCACGAAGGTACCGTCGTGGACGGCTTTACGTGCGACTTATGTGGGAAGCATTTTACACTTAGAAGGTCTTTCTCAGTTCACCTGGCCAAGCATCGGGCCATAGAAAATGGAAAGTTCACCTGCGAATATTGTACCAAAAAGTTCAACAGTAATGGGCTGCTTAAGCGACATCTTCGTATTCATACGGGTGAAAAGCCATATGAGTGTAAAAAGTGCGGCCAACGGTTCAACCACGAGGCCAATTTCCAGAATCATAAACGTAGACACATCGGAGAGCGGCCCCACCATTGCACCGAGTGTGATAAAAGTTTTGTCTGCAGTACTACACTTCGCTACCACATGGCTATGCACATCCGAGACCCGCAATTTGTGGCTCAGTTAACAAGTCAGAAGTCAAGTATTTCAGATGAAACAACCAAAAACGACGGCGAGTATACCTGCAATGTTCCAAAATGTGGCTTCGTGAGCAACGTGCACTGGGAATATGTCTACCACAAGAGCGTACATCATAATAAAAACCAGTGTGAAATTTGCAACAAGCAATTCATATGTAGATCGATTCTCAATAAGCACATCATGGTAATGCACGAGAAGAACAACCTCCCGAAACCCCTTCCTTGTCCGTACTGTCCGAAGATGTTCGGTAATCGACCAAAACTCAACCTGCACATCGACGCGCACGAGAACAACCGGAAATACAATTGCAGTTTTTGCGAAAAGAGTTTCATACAGAAATCACACTGCACTTCGCACGAAAAAATACATACCGGCGAACGAGCTCACCCATGTCAGTTCTGTCCGGCTGCGTTTAGAACACCTGCCGACAAGAGAAAACACGAGAAAACTCACCAGAAGGTGAAGATGGCGAAGGAAGTGGATGTCATACAAGATGACTCGCAAGAGGTAAATTCAGATGAGCAAATTGAGGAGCACTACGGTGATGTCACACAAGCTGAGGATATGGATGATTTGGTTATATATGCTCCATTATAA
- the LOC131681468 gene encoding zinc finger protein 420-like isoform X1 — translation MDLVCCIPFCRNTKPGADPNVGFHPFPLDPQLRKVWMEFVSVDASKFRWRGKYICSEHFLHSELIEENEVKKLLEGAVPMIFAPEGDDEDDVFEREDVMVTNDSTSYTAPSCTETNFNTIDQEIELRTLFCRICLRKRSELLPFSSKLHDATLTEIIFTITGLTIQTDILVPTKICTSCVAKLDLAFSVRIELIHNDKKLKNLLRAHQLENHYKYYDKNSFEANSENENYLDSLMMTVKKDMSVRPININFINPAPSGRVIKVVDFADVKKELVDPMKLDMQPTVTEETFEEEHLVEEHGLDSISDTMSEKETTAEPIHVPQVKKEDSLVEHENTIDFFEQQDSEDEENGPKKKKFVFSWKELYTPKAAPKPKRNIEHKPKPVLIPHTCYICESSYNDADELDTHLEVHVDIVPFTCKECNTDEYPQEFKSLYGLNKHLQTHLYPYKCNYCPIRCINGDSFAQHIESHEGALGDGFTCDFCGRHFTNKKSLSTHLSKHRAMAEGTFTCEYCSKKFNCNPLLKRHLRIHTGEKPFECKKCGKRFNHEANFQNHKRRHTGERAHHCTECGKSFVCGTTLRYHMANHFPGDPRFRNQARSQKSNLTDNSTKNARTNRETTENREYICDFPNCDFVSKVYRVYFYHKMMHQKRFQCEFCEKRFPFRSSLTRHTMIMHENKELLKTHRCTYCSKMFDCRQKLITHIDAHENNRRHKCRFCEKSFVQKNNCTSHEKIHTGERPHACRFCPAAFISSSGRNKHEKTHLEAHMNENVPKVSLIENLEDQIEHCVDVQQDEQTGDMVEYTL, via the exons ATGGATCTTGTTTGTTGCATACCCTTCTGCCGGAACACAAAGCCAGGTGCTGATCCAAACGTTGGCTTCCATCCGTTTCCACTAGATCCACAGCTGCGAAAAGTTTGGATGGAATTTGTTAGCGTTGATGCGTCTAAGTTTCGCTGGCGGGGAAAATATATCTGCTCAGAACACTTTCTACACTCGGAACTGATCGAGGAAAATGAGGTAAAGAAATTGTTGGAGGGAG CTGTTCCAATGATATTCGCACCGGAAGGCGACGATGAAGATGATGTTTTTGAACGTGAAGATGTTATGGTAACCAATGATTCAACATCTTATACCGCTCCTAGTTGCACGGAAACCAATTTCAATACGATCGATCAAGAGATAGAGCTACGAACTTTATTTTGTCGTATTTGTCTAAGGAAGCGGTCCGAATTGTTGCCGTTCAGCTCTAAACTACATGATGCTACGCTCACTGAGATTATCTTTACTATTACTGGTCTGACGATTCAAACGGATATATTAGTTCCCACCAAAATCTGCACTAGCTGTGTTGCCAAGTTAGATCTTGCATTCAGCGTAAGAATAGAGCTGATTCATAATgacaagaaattaaaaaatttacttAGAGCGCATCAGTTGGAGAATCACTACAAATACTATGACAAAAACAGTTTCGAAGCTAATAGCGAGAACGAAAACTATCTGGACAGTTTGATGATGACAGTGAAGAAAGACATGTCTGTTCGG CCGATAAATATTAATTTCATCAATCCTGCGCCATCGGGAAGAGTAATTAAGGTGGTCGACTTTGCAGACGTTAAAAAGGAACTAGTCGATCCGATGAAGTTGGATATGCAACCAACAGTGACAGAGGAGACCTTCGAAGAGGAACATTTGGTGGAAGAACATGGTCTTGACAGTATATCAGATACGATGTCTGAAAAAGAAACGACTGCAGAGCCTATTCATGTACCTCAAGTGAAAAAGGAAGATAGTCTGGTAGAACACGAGAatacaattgatttttttgaacaGCAAGATTCGGAAGATGAAGAAAATGGACCGAAGAAAAAGAAGTTTGTCTTCTCGTGGAAGGAATTGTATACACCAAAAGCAGCACCAAAACCAAAACGTAACATTGAACATAAACCAAAACCAGTGCTTATCCCTCATACATGTTATATTTGTGAAAGTTCATACAACGACGCCGATGAACTGGACACGCACTTGGAGGTTCACGTTGATATCGTTCCATTTACATGCAAGGAATGTAATACGGATGAATATCCTCAGGAGTTTAAATCGCTGTACGGCCTCAACAAGCATCTTCAGACACATCTTTATCCGTACAAGTGCAACTATTGTCCGATTCGGTGTATCAACGGCGATTCCTTTGCGCAGCATATAGAAAGTCATGAAGGCGCCCTGGGAGATGGCTTTACGTGCGATTTCTGTGGAAGGCATTTTACAAATAAAAAGTCTCTATCAACGCATCTTTCCAAGCATCGCGCCATGGCGGAAGGAACATTCACCTGCGAATATTGCAGCAAAAAGTTCAACTGCAATCCGTTACTTAAACGACATCTTCGCATTCATACTGGTGAAAAGCCGTTTGAGTGTAAAAAGTGCGGCAAACGATTCAACCATGAGGCCAATTTCCAGAACCATAAGCGTAGACACACCGGGGAGCGGGCTCATCATTGCACCGAGTGTGGCAAAAGTTTTGTCTGCGGTACCACACTTCGTTATCATATGGCTAATCACTTCCCAGGCGATCCACGATTCAGGAATCAGGCAAGAAGTCAGAAATCAAATCTAACAGATAACTCAACCAAAAACGCCAGAACCAACCGAGAGacaacagagaacagagaataCATATGCGATTTCCCAAACTGCGACTTTGTGAGTAAGGTTTACCGGGTATATTTCTACCATAAGATGATGCATCAGAAAAGGTTTCAATGCGAATTTTGCGAAAAGCGATTCCCGTTCAGATCGAGTCTCACTAGGCACACGATGATAATGCATGAGAACAAAGAACTTCTGAAAACCCATCGTTGCACGTATTGCTCGAAAATGTTCGACTGTCGACAAAAGCTCATAACCCATATCGACGCGCACGAGAACAATCGGAGACACAAGTGTAGATTTTGCGAAAAGAGTTTTGTGCAGAAGAATAACTGCACCTCGCACGAAAAAATCCACACAGGTGAACGGCCTCACGCGTGTCGGTTCTGTCCTGCTGCTTTTATTTCGTCTTCGGGCAGAAACAAGCACGAAAAAACTCACCTGGAAGCACATATGAATGAAAACGTTCCCAAAGTATCTCTAATCGAAAATTTAGAAGATCAAATCGAACACTGCGTAGATGTGCAACAAGACGAACAGACGGGAGATATGGTGGAGTATACTCTTTAA
- the LOC131681471 gene encoding zinc finger protein 14-like: MEFVGVDDSKFRWRGKYVCSEHFLHSELIEENDSKKLLPEAVPMTFTSNGDDEDDLFEREDVMISTESVFNNVSRVAEINLGTVEQDMELRTLFCRICLRKRSDLLPLSSKLHNATLTDIIYTTAGLKIQMDEMSPTKICTSCVAKLDLAFNVRIELIHNDKKLKNLIEGQQLAYHYKFYDSHRFETRSMNEDYLEGLMTTVKKDMLIPPLNVEVFNLEPTEKRIETVAIVDEIENKPILPIILDEALSENGDIVEVDHIYDENVFIDTASDTVPEKEIVQEPELKMQQLFAVHENSANRLKQQVSEHEEENVANKKQFVFSWKELYRPKNAPKPKREYEHRTKPDLVPHTCYTCKTSYKDADELETHMEEHVGLLPFTCEECNTEEYPQEFKSLYALNKHLQSHLYPYKCDYCPIRFLNGDSYIKHVGTHEGTVVDGFTCDLCGKHFTLRRSFSVHLAKHRAIENGKFTCEYCTKKFNSNGLLKRHLRIHTGEKPYECKKCGQRFNHEANFQNHKRRHIGERPHHCTECDKSFVCSTTLRYHMAMHIRDPQFVAQLTSQKSSISDETTKNDDEYTCNVPKCGFVSNVHWEYVYHKSVHHNKNQCEICNKQFICRSILNKHIMVMHEKNNLPKPLPCPYCPKMFGNRPKLNLHIDAHENNRKYNCSFCEKSFIQKSHCTSHEKIHTGERPHPCQFCPAAFRTPADKRKHEKTHQKVKMAKEVDVIQDDSQEVNSDEQIEEHYGDVTQAEDMDDLIIYAPL, encoded by the exons ATGGAATTTGTTGGCGTTGACGATTCGAAGTTTCGCTGGAGAGGGAAGTATGTCTGTTCAGAACATTTTCTGCACTCGGAACTGATCGAAGAAAATGATTCAAAGAAACTGCTTCCGGAAG CTGTCCCAATGACATTCACGTCAAACGGAGACGATGAAGATGATTTATTTGAACGTGAAGATGTTATGATCTCCACAGAATCTGTATTTAACAATGTTTCAAGAGTCGCGGAAATCAATCTAGGTACTGTTGAACAAGACATGGAGCTACGAACTTTATTTTGTCGTATTTGTCTCAGGAAACGGTCGGACTTGTTACCGTTAAGTTCCAAACTACATAATGCTACGCTAACGGATATCATTTACACTACCGCTGGTCTGAAGATCCAAATGGATGAAATGAGTCCAACCAAAATCTGTACtagctgtgtggccaagctcgATCTTGCGTTCAATGTAAGAATTGAGCTGATACACAACgacaagaaattgaaaaatttgattgaaggaCAGCAGTTGGCGTATCACTACAAATTCTATGATAGTCATCGATTCGAAACAAGAAGCATGAATGAAGACTATTTGGAAGGCTTGATGACGACGGTTAAGAAGGATATGTTGATTCCG CCTTTAAATGTTGAAGTATTCAATCTGGAGCCTACTGAAAAGCGAATCGAAACGGTGGCCATTGTAGACGAAATAGAAAATAAACCAATTCTTCCGATAATATTGGATGAAGCACTATCGGAGAATGGAGATATCGTCGAGGTGGATCATATATAcgatgaaaatgtttttattgacaCTGCATCAGACACGGTTCCTGAAAAAGAAATAGTTCAAGAACCTGAACTAAAAATGCAACAATTATTTGCAGTGCACGAAAATTCAGCTAATCGTTTAAAACAGCAAGTTTCTGAGCATGAGGAAGAGAATGTAGCTAATAAGAAGCAGTTTGTCTTCTCGTGGAAGGAATTGTACAGACCAAAAAATGCACCTAAGCCAAAACGCGAGTATGAGCATAGAACGAAACCAGATCTTGTTCCTCATACATGCTACACTTGCAAAACTTCATACAAAGACGCCGATGAGCTGGAGACGCACATGGAGGAACACGTTGGCCTTCTGCCGTTCACATGCGAGGAATGCAATACGGAAGAATATCCTCAGGAGTTCAAATCGCTCTACGCTCTCAACAAGCACCTCCAGTCGCATCTTTATCCGTATAAGTGCGATTACTGCCCTATTCGGTTCCTAAACGGTGATTCTTATATAAAGCACGTTGGTACTCACGAAGGTACCGTCGTGGACGGCTTTACGTGCGACTTATGTGGGAAGCATTTTACACTTAGAAGGTCTTTCTCAGTTCACCTGGCCAAGCATCGGGCCatagaaaatggaaaattcacCTGCGAATATTGTACCAAAAAGTTCAACAGTAATGGGCTGCTTAAGCGACATCTTCGTATTCATACGGGTGAAAAGCCATATGAGTGTAAAAAGTGCGGCCAACGGTTCAACCACGAGGCCAATTTCCAGAATCATAAACGTAGACACATCGGGGAGCGGCCCCACCATTGTACCGAGTGTGATAAAAGTTTTGTCTGCAGTACTACACTTCGCTACCACATGGCTATGCACATCCGAGACCCGCAATTTGTGGCTCAGTTAACAAGTCAGAAGTCAAGTATTTCAGATGAAACAACCAAAAACGACGACGAGTATACCTGCAATGTTCCAAAATGTGGCTTCGTGAGCAACGTGCACTGGGAATATGTCTACCACAAGAGCGTACATCATAATAAAAACCAGTGTGAAATTTGCAACAAGCAATTCATATGTAGATCGATTCTCAATAAGCACATCATGGTAATGCACGAGAAGAACAACCTCCCGAAACCCCTTCCTTGTCCGTACTGTCCGAAGATGTTCGGTAATCGACCAAAACTCAACCTGCACATCGACGCGCACGAGAACAACCGGAAATACAATTGCAGTTTTTGCGAAAAGAGTTTCATACAGAAATCACACTGCACTTCGCACGAAAAAATACATACCGGCGAACGACCTCACCCATGTCAGTTCTGTCCGGCTGCGTTTAGAACACCTGCCGACAAGAGAAAACACGAGAAAACTCACCAGAAGGTGAAGATGGCGAAGGAAGTGGATGTCATACAAGATGACTCGCAAGAGGTAAATTCAGATGAGCAAATTGAGGAGCACTACGGTGATGTCACACAAGCTGAGGATATGGATGATTTGATTATATATGCTCCATTATAA
- the LOC131681468 gene encoding zinc finger protein 420-like isoform X2 — MDLVCCIPFCRNTKPGADPNVGFHPFPLDPQLRKVWMEFVSVDASKFRWRGKYICSEHFLHSELIEENEVKKLLEGGDDEDDVFEREDVMVTNDSTSYTAPSCTETNFNTIDQEIELRTLFCRICLRKRSELLPFSSKLHDATLTEIIFTITGLTIQTDILVPTKICTSCVAKLDLAFSVRIELIHNDKKLKNLLRAHQLENHYKYYDKNSFEANSENENYLDSLMMTVKKDMSVRPININFINPAPSGRVIKVVDFADVKKELVDPMKLDMQPTVTEETFEEEHLVEEHGLDSISDTMSEKETTAEPIHVPQVKKEDSLVEHENTIDFFEQQDSEDEENGPKKKKFVFSWKELYTPKAAPKPKRNIEHKPKPVLIPHTCYICESSYNDADELDTHLEVHVDIVPFTCKECNTDEYPQEFKSLYGLNKHLQTHLYPYKCNYCPIRCINGDSFAQHIESHEGALGDGFTCDFCGRHFTNKKSLSTHLSKHRAMAEGTFTCEYCSKKFNCNPLLKRHLRIHTGEKPFECKKCGKRFNHEANFQNHKRRHTGERAHHCTECGKSFVCGTTLRYHMANHFPGDPRFRNQARSQKSNLTDNSTKNARTNRETTENREYICDFPNCDFVSKVYRVYFYHKMMHQKRFQCEFCEKRFPFRSSLTRHTMIMHENKELLKTHRCTYCSKMFDCRQKLITHIDAHENNRRHKCRFCEKSFVQKNNCTSHEKIHTGERPHACRFCPAAFISSSGRNKHEKTHLEAHMNENVPKVSLIENLEDQIEHCVDVQQDEQTGDMVEYTL; from the exons ATGGATCTTGTTTGTTGCATACCCTTCTGCCGGAACACAAAGCCAGGTGCTGATCCAAACGTTGGCTTCCATCCGTTTCCACTAGATCCACAGCTGCGAAAAGTTTGGATGGAATTTGTTAGCGTTGATGCGTCTAAGTTTCGCTGGCGGGGAAAATATATCTGCTCAGAACACTTTCTACACTCGGAACTGATCGAGGAAAATGAGGTAAAGAAATTGTTGGAGGGAG GCGACGATGAAGATGATGTTTTTGAACGTGAAGATGTTATGGTAACCAATGATTCAACATCTTATACCGCTCCTAGTTGCACGGAAACCAATTTCAATACGATCGATCAAGAGATAGAGCTACGAACTTTATTTTGTCGTATTTGTCTAAGGAAGCGGTCCGAATTGTTGCCGTTCAGCTCTAAACTACATGATGCTACGCTCACTGAGATTATCTTTACTATTACTGGTCTGACGATTCAAACGGATATATTAGTTCCCACCAAAATCTGCACTAGCTGTGTTGCCAAGTTAGATCTTGCATTCAGCGTAAGAATAGAGCTGATTCATAATgacaagaaattaaaaaatttacttAGAGCGCATCAGTTGGAGAATCACTACAAATACTATGACAAAAACAGTTTCGAAGCTAATAGCGAGAACGAAAACTATCTGGACAGTTTGATGATGACAGTGAAGAAAGACATGTCTGTTCGG CCGATAAATATTAATTTCATCAATCCTGCGCCATCGGGAAGAGTAATTAAGGTGGTCGACTTTGCAGACGTTAAAAAGGAACTAGTCGATCCGATGAAGTTGGATATGCAACCAACAGTGACAGAGGAGACCTTCGAAGAGGAACATTTGGTGGAAGAACATGGTCTTGACAGTATATCAGATACGATGTCTGAAAAAGAAACGACTGCAGAGCCTATTCATGTACCTCAAGTGAAAAAGGAAGATAGTCTGGTAGAACACGAGAatacaattgatttttttgaacaGCAAGATTCGGAAGATGAAGAAAATGGACCGAAGAAAAAGAAGTTTGTCTTCTCGTGGAAGGAATTGTATACACCAAAAGCAGCACCAAAACCAAAACGTAACATTGAACATAAACCAAAACCAGTGCTTATCCCTCATACATGTTATATTTGTGAAAGTTCATACAACGACGCCGATGAACTGGACACGCACTTGGAGGTTCACGTTGATATCGTTCCATTTACATGCAAGGAATGTAATACGGATGAATATCCTCAGGAGTTTAAATCGCTGTACGGCCTCAACAAGCATCTTCAGACACATCTTTATCCGTACAAGTGCAACTATTGTCCGATTCGGTGTATCAACGGCGATTCCTTTGCGCAGCATATAGAAAGTCATGAAGGCGCCCTGGGAGATGGCTTTACGTGCGATTTCTGTGGAAGGCATTTTACAAATAAAAAGTCTCTATCAACGCATCTTTCCAAGCATCGCGCCATGGCGGAAGGAACATTCACCTGCGAATATTGCAGCAAAAAGTTCAACTGCAATCCGTTACTTAAACGACATCTTCGCATTCATACTGGTGAAAAGCCGTTTGAGTGTAAAAAGTGCGGCAAACGATTCAACCATGAGGCCAATTTCCAGAACCATAAGCGTAGACACACCGGGGAGCGGGCTCATCATTGCACCGAGTGTGGCAAAAGTTTTGTCTGCGGTACCACACTTCGTTATCATATGGCTAATCACTTCCCAGGCGATCCACGATTCAGGAATCAGGCAAGAAGTCAGAAATCAAATCTAACAGATAACTCAACCAAAAACGCCAGAACCAACCGAGAGacaacagagaacagagaataCATATGCGATTTCCCAAACTGCGACTTTGTGAGTAAGGTTTACCGGGTATATTTCTACCATAAGATGATGCATCAGAAAAGGTTTCAATGCGAATTTTGCGAAAAGCGATTCCCGTTCAGATCGAGTCTCACTAGGCACACGATGATAATGCATGAGAACAAAGAACTTCTGAAAACCCATCGTTGCACGTATTGCTCGAAAATGTTCGACTGTCGACAAAAGCTCATAACCCATATCGACGCGCACGAGAACAATCGGAGACACAAGTGTAGATTTTGCGAAAAGAGTTTTGTGCAGAAGAATAACTGCACCTCGCACGAAAAAATCCACACAGGTGAACGGCCTCACGCGTGTCGGTTCTGTCCTGCTGCTTTTATTTCGTCTTCGGGCAGAAACAAGCACGAAAAAACTCACCTGGAAGCACATATGAATGAAAACGTTCCCAAAGTATCTCTAATCGAAAATTTAGAAGATCAAATCGAACACTGCGTAGATGTGCAACAAGACGAACAGACGGGAGATATGGTGGAGTATACTCTTTAA
- the LOC131681466 gene encoding small ribosomal subunit protein uS7 produces the protein MSEVEAFESFEGDNVQPQVFDQAPVVQPAELPDIKLFGRWSSDDIHISDISVSDYIAVKEKHAKYLPHSAGRYAAKRFRKAQCPIVERLTNSLMMKGRNNGKKLKAVRIVRHAFEIMHLLTGENPLQIVVQAIINSGPREDSTRIGRAGTVRRQAVDVSPLRRVNQAIWLLCTGAREAAFRNIKTIAECLADELINAAKGSSNSYAIKKKDELERVAKSNR, from the exons ATGTCGGAGGTTGAAGCGTTTGAAAGTTTTGAGGGCGACAATGTCCAGCCCCAGGTATTCGACCAAGCACCGGTCGTCCAGCCAGCGGAACTCCCGGACATTAAGTTATTCGGACGCTGGAGTAGCGATGATATCCACATTTCGGACATTTCCGTATCGGATTACATCGCAGTGAAGGAGAAGCACGCCAAGTATCTTCCCCattcggctggtcggtatgccgcTAAACGGTTCCGCAAGGCCCAGTGCCCAATTGTTGAGCGTCTCACCAATTCGTTGATGATGAAGGGACGCAACAACGGTAAAAAACTGAAAGCTGTCCGCATCGTGCGCCATGCGTTCGAAATTATGCATCTGCTAACCGGGGAAAATCCGCTGCAGATTGTGGTGCAGGCCATAATCAACTCGGGGCCACGTGAAGATTCAACCCGTATTGGTCGTGCCGGTACTGTGCGTCGTCAAGCCGTTGATGTTTCCCCACTGCGGCGCGTGAACCAG GCTATCTGGCTTCTGTGCACCGGTGCTCGTGAGGCTGCTTTCCGCAACATCAAGACTATTGCCGAATGCTTGGCTGATGAGTTGATTAACGCTGCTAAG ggTTCCTCTAACTCGTACGCCATCAAGAAGAAGGACGAACTGGAACGTGTCGCCAAGTCTAACCGATAA